The genomic stretch GCCGGTGTCCAGATGCGGCAGACCATAGGTCTGCGCCAGCCGCGCGGCGATAGTGCCCTTGCCCGAGGCGGCGGGGCCGTCGACGGCGATGATCAGCGGCATCAGGCGGCGGAGTCCACACGAACGGGGGCAAGGCGCAGCCCCAGGGCCTGCATCACCTTGAAGATGGTCGAAAGCTCAGGCCGTCCCTCTTCGCTGAGCGCGCGGTAAAGGGCCGTGCGCGACAGGTCGGCGTCCTGAGCCATTTTCGTCATGCCCTTTGCCCGCGCCACAGCGCCCAAGGCTTTGGTGATGATGCGCGGATCGCCGAACTCGGCGGCGTCTTCGAACGAGGACACCAGATACTCCTCCACCGCTTCCGGCGTGTTCAGGTAGCGGGCGGGATCGAATTCGATCAGCGGCTCAGTCATTTCGATACTCCTCAGCCAGCCGTTTC from Brevundimonas sp. SL130 encodes the following:
- a CDS encoding addiction module antidote protein, giving the protein MTEPLIEFDPARYLNTPEAVEEYLVSSFEDAAEFGDPRIITKALGAVARAKGMTKMAQDADLSRTALYRALSEEGRPELSTIFKVMQALGLRLAPVRVDSAA